From Micromonospora rhizosphaerae, the proteins below share one genomic window:
- a CDS encoding prenyltransferase/squalene oxidase repeat-containing protein — MTTSSIDTQAQAGTEVAGEARELLAAVALEPAGRVTPSVYETARVVADAPWLTGHGRRLAYLLASQRRDGGWGAPGGYAVVPTVSAVEALLGTLRAGGGDRSGEPSRAELAAAARRGLGVLAGWLLERPSLPDTPAADLIVPGLVERIDGHLAWFAAHPGDGFDSPFPGLPGVDRRRLDALHALLAAGRPVPQKLLHAFEVLGSTARRHRDVSLVAGSIGASPAATAAWVGSPAGADRAALAYLETAVGPHGGPVPCCTPITVFERAWALSTLARAGVPATPAPKLVAELAAVLGPQGTPTSPGLPADADTTSVTLYALARLGHPVDPASLLHYDLGSHFCTWQGEDGRSVTTNAHVLEALGWHARRSEAGADRYGARAAALAGWLRDQQEADGRWADRWHASPYYATSCAVAALDRYAPAGVAGEAVDLAVDWVVATQRADGSWGRWTGTVEETAYALQVLLGVGRPARPGVREAAKRGLSMLTTADGRGDDPPLWHDKDLYTPVLIVKAATIAARQLARTRSDLVGTGSWAPERARRGTS, encoded by the coding sequence GTGACCACGTCCTCGATCGACACGCAGGCCCAGGCGGGGACCGAGGTGGCCGGGGAGGCCCGCGAGCTGCTCGCCGCGGTGGCGCTCGAACCGGCGGGCCGGGTCACACCCTCGGTGTACGAGACCGCGCGGGTCGTCGCCGACGCGCCCTGGCTCACCGGTCACGGGCGGCGGTTGGCGTACCTGCTCGCCAGCCAGCGCCGCGACGGCGGCTGGGGCGCACCGGGCGGCTATGCCGTGGTGCCCACGGTGAGCGCCGTGGAGGCGCTGCTCGGCACGCTGCGAGCCGGCGGCGGGGACCGGTCGGGGGAGCCGTCCCGTGCCGAGCTGGCTGCCGCGGCCCGACGTGGCCTGGGTGTGCTCGCCGGCTGGCTCCTCGAGAGACCGTCCCTCCCGGACACCCCGGCGGCCGACCTGATCGTGCCGGGCCTGGTCGAGCGGATCGACGGCCACCTCGCCTGGTTCGCCGCCCACCCGGGCGACGGGTTCGACAGCCCGTTCCCGGGCCTGCCCGGGGTGGACCGGCGCCGGCTCGACGCGCTGCACGCGCTGCTGGCCGCGGGGCGGCCGGTGCCGCAGAAGCTGCTGCACGCGTTCGAGGTGCTCGGGTCCACCGCCCGGCGGCACCGCGACGTCTCCTTGGTCGCCGGCAGCATCGGCGCCTCCCCGGCGGCCACCGCCGCCTGGGTCGGGTCGCCGGCGGGCGCGGACCGGGCGGCACTGGCGTACCTCGAGACGGCGGTCGGCCCGCACGGCGGGCCGGTGCCCTGCTGCACACCGATCACGGTCTTCGAGCGGGCCTGGGCGCTCAGCACGCTGGCCCGGGCCGGGGTGCCGGCCACCCCGGCGCCGAAGCTGGTCGCCGAGCTGGCCGCCGTGCTCGGGCCACAGGGCACACCCACCAGCCCGGGGCTGCCGGCCGACGCGGACACCACCTCGGTCACGCTCTACGCGCTCGCCCGGCTCGGCCATCCCGTGGATCCGGCCAGCCTGCTCCACTACGACCTCGGCAGCCACTTCTGCACCTGGCAGGGCGAGGACGGGCGTTCGGTCACCACCAACGCGCACGTGCTGGAGGCGCTGGGCTGGCACGCCCGGCGCTCGGAGGCGGGCGCCGACCGGTACGGCGCGCGGGCGGCCGCCCTCGCCGGGTGGCTGCGGGACCAGCAGGAGGCCGACGGACGCTGGGCCGACCGCTGGCACGCATCGCCGTACTATGCCACCTCGTGCGCGGTCGCGGCCCTGGACCGGTACGCGCCGGCCGGGGTCGCCGGTGAGGCCGTGGACCTTGCCGTGGACTGGGTGGTGGCCACCCAGCGGGCCGACGGCTCGTGGGGTCGCTGGACCGGGACGGTGGAGGAGACCGCGTACGCCCTGCAGGTGCTGCTCGGCGTCGGGCGGCCGGCCCGGCCGGGCGTACGGGAGGCGGCAAAGCGTGGGCTGTCCATGCTGACCACTGCGGACGGTCGCGGTGACGACCCACCACTGTGGCACGATAAGGACCTCTACACGCCGGTGCTCATCGTGAAGGCCGCTACGATCGCCGCGCGGCAGCTCGCCCGAACCAGATCGGACCTGGTCGGGACGGGTTCGTGGGCGCCGGAACGAGCTCGCCGCGGAACTTCATGA
- a CDS encoding terpene synthase family protein, protein MAAEQGRICALAAKGQRDLQECADAYPELFAPREFDPALCGNIAMTMAFSAPWCDPGQLRIANRLVLWIFALDWLIDYDAKSREAVDRLTGRCLAVADGATPKPDDALGRFLAELRDELAAARAYPTHGPMWRAELRRVLDAMVREWDWKQAGADRLPNLDEYLANAANLASTVVNVVHWIHIGDPVTLARLDELVTVSDEVQRILRLVNDLATYERDVRWGDLNALLLVSDPDQVRRRAEELVGSARALLAPLRESCPVQADYLTRQLGFSCGFYGSTDFWGKT, encoded by the coding sequence ATGGCCGCGGAACAGGGACGGATCTGCGCCCTCGCCGCGAAAGGCCAGCGCGACCTGCAGGAGTGCGCGGACGCGTACCCGGAGCTCTTCGCGCCCCGGGAGTTCGACCCGGCATTGTGCGGCAACATCGCGATGACGATGGCCTTCAGCGCTCCCTGGTGCGATCCCGGCCAGCTGCGGATCGCCAACCGCCTGGTGCTCTGGATCTTCGCGCTCGACTGGCTGATCGACTACGACGCGAAGTCGCGCGAGGCCGTCGACCGACTCACCGGGAGGTGCCTCGCCGTGGCCGACGGCGCCACCCCAAAGCCGGACGACGCCCTCGGCCGCTTCCTGGCCGAGCTGCGCGACGAGCTTGCCGCCGCGCGGGCGTACCCGACCCACGGTCCGATGTGGCGGGCGGAGCTGCGTCGGGTGCTTGACGCCATGGTCCGGGAGTGGGACTGGAAGCAGGCCGGGGCCGACCGGCTGCCCAACCTCGACGAGTACCTCGCCAACGCGGCAAACCTCGCCTCCACCGTGGTCAACGTCGTGCACTGGATCCATATCGGCGACCCGGTCACGCTGGCCCGGCTCGACGAGCTGGTGACGGTCAGTGACGAGGTGCAGCGGATTCTCCGTCTCGTCAACGACCTGGCCACCTACGAGCGCGACGTGCGTTGGGGCGACCTCAACGCCCTGCTGCTGGTGTCCGACCCGGACCAGGTGCGCCGGCGGGCCGAAGAGCTGGTCGGCAGCGCCCGGGCGTTGCTCGCTCCGCTGCGGGAGAGCTGCCCGGTCCAGGCGGACTACCTGACCCGCCAGCTCGGTTTCAGCTGCGGCTTCTACGGTTCGACCGACTTCTGGGGAAAGACGTGA